Proteins found in one Alicyclobacillus cycloheptanicus genomic segment:
- a CDS encoding ABC transporter ATP-binding protein — protein MIECQNLCKKYGRFPAVHNLNLTVRQGTVFGLVGENGAGKTTTLSMLATLTPPTSGKAYVNGFEISRHPQEVRRSVSYMPDSFGVYDDLSAKEYLEFYADCYGVPPAVARQRVGALLAWVNLEKHRDVYVNALSRGMQQRLEIARCLMHDPHVLILDEPSSGLDPRSRLEMREVLHQLRQLGKTILISSHILYELSEIADEIGIMRGGDLAAVAAVNALLEHSNAHRHLLITGNAAPDEWERVLRNDARVVDVHFVQGGVEVMYGGTLEQQAELMRTILDAGIVIYQFAERPTDIEALFLRLTDRTVTR, from the coding sequence GTGATCGAATGTCAAAACCTGTGTAAAAAATACGGCCGATTTCCCGCTGTGCACAATCTCAACCTCACCGTACGGCAGGGAACGGTCTTTGGACTGGTGGGGGAAAACGGCGCCGGCAAGACGACGACGCTGTCGATGCTGGCGACCCTGACGCCGCCCACCTCGGGCAAGGCGTACGTGAACGGGTTCGAAATCTCGCGGCATCCTCAGGAGGTTCGGCGCAGCGTCAGCTACATGCCGGACTCCTTCGGTGTGTATGACGATTTGAGCGCGAAAGAGTACCTGGAGTTCTACGCGGATTGTTACGGCGTGCCCCCTGCCGTGGCGCGGCAGCGGGTGGGTGCGCTGCTGGCCTGGGTCAATTTGGAGAAGCACCGCGACGTCTACGTCAATGCCCTGTCGCGCGGGATGCAGCAGCGGCTGGAAATCGCGCGCTGCCTGATGCACGACCCGCACGTGCTGATTCTGGACGAGCCGTCGTCTGGACTGGACCCGCGATCGCGGCTGGAGATGCGCGAGGTGCTGCATCAGCTGCGGCAGCTGGGCAAAACCATACTCATTAGTTCGCACATCCTCTATGAGCTGAGTGAGATCGCGGACGAGATTGGTATTATGCGCGGCGGGGACCTGGCGGCCGTGGCCGCCGTCAACGCGTTATTAGAACACTCCAATGCGCACCGGCACCTGCTCATCACCGGCAATGCGGCGCCGGACGAGTGGGAACGCGTGCTCCGAAACGACGCGCGTGTCGTGGATGTCCACTTCGTGCAAGGCGGTGTCGAAGTGATGTACGGCGGGACGCTGGAACAACAGGCGGAGCTGATGCGGACCATCCTGGACGCGGGCATCGTGATTTATCAGTTTGCCGAGCGCCCGACCGACATTGAGGCGCTGTTCCTTCGCCTGACCGATCGGACGGTGACGCGATAA
- a CDS encoding ABC transporter permease — MRTNRAPVVITAYIVCMALLTFFLLYENVQGQLLALPLLPVRSEQVFVTLSLLQMTVVAFMTPAFAAGSMSGERERRTLAVLLTTPLSPVRILMGKILSSSALLSLLLVSALPLYSMVFLFGGAVPQEVVSVFAFQIFTIVLIATLSVLWSTIALRSGWSTVLAYATVAWMVMVTGALGYGLHLVAERDQMEFFAARWSEYFLALNPLWIESSFENYVTAPRFAWVWFVGFYSLLSVILFIPSVWRLRPQTFRKLPWIGRRSERDFQ; from the coding sequence ATGCGAACCAACCGAGCGCCGGTGGTCATCACGGCGTACATCGTCTGCATGGCGCTGCTGACCTTTTTCCTGTTGTACGAAAACGTGCAAGGGCAGCTCCTGGCGCTGCCGCTGCTGCCAGTCCGAAGCGAGCAGGTGTTCGTCACCTTGAGCTTGCTGCAGATGACCGTGGTGGCCTTTATGACACCGGCGTTCGCGGCCGGGTCGATGTCTGGCGAACGCGAGCGCCGGACGTTGGCCGTACTGTTGACCACGCCGCTGTCGCCGGTGCGGATTTTGATGGGCAAGATTTTGTCTTCCAGCGCGCTTTTGAGTTTGTTATTGGTGTCGGCCCTGCCGCTCTACAGCATGGTGTTTCTGTTTGGCGGTGCGGTGCCGCAGGAAGTCGTGTCCGTGTTTGCGTTTCAAATTTTTACGATTGTCCTCATCGCGACCCTCAGCGTGCTGTGGTCGACCATTGCGCTGCGATCCGGCTGGAGCACGGTGCTGGCGTACGCCACGGTCGCCTGGATGGTGATGGTCACGGGGGCGCTGGGTTACGGCTTGCACTTGGTGGCCGAGCGTGATCAGATGGAGTTTTTTGCCGCGCGGTGGTCAGAGTACTTTCTCGCCTTAAATCCACTTTGGATTGAGTCTTCCTTTGAAAACTATGTCACCGCCCCGCGCTTTGCGTGGGTCTGGTTTGTCGGTTTCTACTCGCTCCTCAGCGTGATTTTGTTTATCCCGAGTGTATGGCGGCTGCGCCCGCAGACCTTTCGCAAGCTGCCGTGGATTGGCAGACGAAGTGAACGCGACTTTCAGTGA
- a CDS encoding efflux RND transporter periplasmic adaptor subunit has protein sequence MRARQLVILNIVIIIVVVALAGFGYWYFYNQNQYVTENDAAVTVNAQNVIAPANGKLTKWTVSDGTSVSAGDVIGVEQLPTGQTVNITTPIGGQVLKSNAVANEVVPQGDLLAVVANLNDEYIVANLKETEVRHVAVGDTVDIYLDAYPGTTFSGTVTRIGSESAAETSPYPSAQSSGNFQKEVQRIPVYISLDGKQGKYIVPNMNARVRIHRTND, from the coding sequence ATGCGGGCAAGGCAACTGGTCATACTCAATATCGTGATTATCATCGTGGTGGTGGCCCTGGCAGGTTTCGGATACTGGTATTTCTACAACCAGAATCAGTATGTCACCGAGAACGATGCTGCCGTTACCGTCAACGCGCAGAATGTCATCGCGCCGGCGAACGGGAAGCTGACAAAATGGACCGTGTCGGACGGCACGAGTGTATCTGCTGGCGACGTCATCGGTGTAGAGCAGCTGCCGACCGGCCAAACGGTGAACATCACCACGCCAATCGGCGGTCAGGTCCTGAAGTCGAATGCGGTGGCGAACGAAGTGGTGCCGCAGGGGGATTTGCTCGCAGTGGTGGCGAATCTCAATGATGAATACATCGTTGCCAACCTGAAGGAGACCGAGGTGCGGCATGTCGCAGTGGGGGATACGGTCGACATCTACCTGGATGCCTATCCGGGCACCACGTTTTCGGGTACCGTCACTCGAATCGGTTCAGAATCGGCAGCCGAGACGTCGCCTTACCCGAGCGCCCAATCCTCGGGCAATTTCCAGAAAGAAGTGCAGCGCATCCCTGTCTACATTTCACTGGATGGGAAACAAGGAAAGTACATTGTGCCGAATATGAACGCCAGGGTTCGAATCCATCGGACGAATGATTAA
- a CDS encoding sodium:calcium antiporter, with amino-acid sequence MQVAVSLIFSLAMILFGAELFTNGVEWLGKKLHLGQGAVGSVLAAIGTAMPETAVPVTAILFGGGAKDAVEIGIGGILGAPFLLATLGSLIVALAVLTSRRPHSPGHLQVEERGFSRDMTYFLLAYAMTMLAGCLPTEAVHTLTPLVLIGLYGAFLVQTLRDRQVLSGSEDELHPLYFQWKTDHPSMTVVVLQLLIALGCIMGGAQLLTKGVEQLAAAFAIPAFVLSALLIPLATELPETFNSVVWIRQGKDGLAFGNITGAMVFQSTLVPALGIWLTPWQLTTQAVITGALTLCAAGMIFALYKLSGRLSVRVFLAASLLYWVLPLQLLASRYQWTSMYWVSAAVVCLAAFLCFRAASATMS; translated from the coding sequence ATGCAGGTCGCCGTATCCCTGATTTTCTCTTTGGCGATGATTCTGTTCGGTGCAGAGTTGTTTACGAACGGCGTGGAGTGGCTCGGCAAGAAGCTTCACCTTGGGCAGGGAGCGGTGGGCAGCGTGCTGGCGGCCATCGGTACGGCGATGCCGGAGACAGCGGTGCCTGTGACCGCCATTCTGTTTGGCGGCGGCGCAAAGGATGCGGTGGAAATCGGGATCGGCGGCATTCTCGGCGCCCCCTTTCTGCTGGCGACATTGGGGTCCCTCATCGTTGCCCTCGCTGTCCTCACCAGCCGCAGGCCGCACAGCCCGGGTCATCTGCAGGTGGAGGAACGCGGATTCTCGCGCGACATGACCTATTTTTTGCTTGCCTACGCGATGACCATGTTGGCGGGTTGTCTGCCCACGGAAGCGGTGCACACCCTCACGCCGCTGGTACTGATTGGGCTTTACGGGGCCTTTCTGGTCCAGACATTGCGCGACCGGCAGGTGTTAAGCGGCAGCGAGGACGAACTGCACCCGTTGTATTTCCAGTGGAAGACGGACCACCCGTCGATGACGGTGGTCGTGCTGCAATTACTGATTGCCCTCGGCTGCATCATGGGCGGCGCGCAGCTGCTGACCAAGGGGGTGGAGCAGCTTGCGGCCGCCTTCGCGATCCCGGCGTTTGTGTTGTCTGCATTGTTGATTCCGCTCGCGACAGAGCTGCCGGAAACATTCAACAGCGTCGTGTGGATTCGCCAGGGGAAAGACGGCTTGGCGTTCGGCAACATCACGGGCGCGATGGTGTTTCAGAGTACGCTGGTGCCAGCGCTGGGCATCTGGTTGACGCCGTGGCAGCTGACCACCCAGGCGGTCATCACCGGTGCGCTGACACTGTGCGCGGCGGGGATGATTTTTGCGCTCTACAAATTGTCCGGCCGGCTGTCCGTGCGCGTCTTTCTGGCGGCGTCGCTGTTGTACTGGGTTCTTCCCCTGCAGCTGTTGGCCTCCCGGTATCAATGGACGTCGATGTACTGGGTGAGTGCCGCCGTCGTCTGTCTGGCGGCCTTTCTGTGCTTTCGTGCCGCGTCTGCCACGATGTCTTGA
- the trxA gene encoding thioredoxin — translation MATQKVTDADFASFVNSDKPVLVDFWATWCGPCKMMAPVLEEVAEEHSDKLVVGKIDVDENPQTAQQYGVMSIPTLILFKNGEVVKQLIGYRPKNDLVAQLADVL, via the coding sequence ATGGCGACACAGAAAGTAACGGACGCTGATTTCGCGTCTTTTGTGAACTCTGACAAACCCGTGCTCGTGGATTTTTGGGCGACCTGGTGCGGACCCTGCAAGATGATGGCGCCAGTGCTGGAGGAAGTCGCGGAGGAACACAGCGACAAGCTGGTGGTTGGCAAAATCGACGTGGATGAAAACCCGCAAACCGCTCAGCAGTACGGTGTCATGAGCATTCCGACGCTGATTTTGTTCAAGAACGGCGAAGTGGTCAAGCAATTGATTGGGTATCGGCCAAAGAACGACCTCGTTGCGCAATTGGCCGACGTTCTGTAA
- a CDS encoding glutamate-1-semialdehyde 2,1-aminomutase, giving the protein MNNSKPDRTQSRLWSERANSVILGGVNSPSRSFKSVGGGPPVVMKRGSGSRFIDVDGNTYIDYLAAYGPLVLGHAHPEVMAAIRSATEDGILYGTPTPWEVEFAEALRAAVPDLERIRFVNSGTEAVMTTVRVARGVTGRNKIIKFEGCYHGHSDLMLVAAGSGPSSMGVPDSAGVTESTAREVITVPYNDIPALEQALDRFGDDVAAVLVEPIVGNFGIVPPASESYLADVIDRTHRAGALVIFDEVITAFRFHYGTAAQMYNVHPDLFALGKIIGGGLPIGAYGGRQDIMERVAPLGPVYQAGTMAGNPLSMRAGIACLQVLRQPGIYERMDRLGEQLAAGILEAAAAVSEPVTLNRVGGAFTLFFGAHTVRNYEDAKRTDGQRFAQFFHALLDRGISIAPSKYEAWFVSAAHTEEDIAITLTAVEKSFKALQDIPR; this is encoded by the coding sequence GTGAACAACAGCAAACCTGACCGAACACAATCCCGGCTGTGGAGCGAGCGGGCCAACAGCGTGATTCTGGGCGGCGTCAACAGCCCCTCACGTTCCTTCAAGTCCGTGGGCGGGGGTCCGCCGGTCGTCATGAAACGCGGGAGTGGATCCCGATTCATCGACGTAGATGGCAATACATACATCGATTACCTCGCTGCTTATGGACCGCTGGTGCTGGGGCATGCGCACCCAGAGGTGATGGCGGCCATTCGCAGCGCGACGGAAGACGGCATTCTCTACGGAACCCCGACGCCGTGGGAGGTAGAGTTCGCAGAGGCACTGCGCGCGGCGGTCCCAGACCTCGAACGCATCCGCTTTGTCAACTCAGGCACCGAAGCGGTCATGACCACCGTTCGCGTGGCGCGCGGCGTCACCGGGCGGAACAAAATCATCAAGTTCGAAGGCTGCTACCACGGGCACTCGGACCTGATGCTGGTGGCGGCCGGGTCGGGCCCGTCGTCGATGGGTGTCCCGGACAGCGCCGGTGTGACCGAGAGTACGGCGCGCGAAGTCATCACCGTGCCGTACAACGACATCCCGGCGCTCGAGCAGGCCCTCGACCGCTTCGGGGACGACGTTGCTGCTGTCCTGGTCGAACCCATCGTGGGCAACTTCGGCATCGTCCCGCCAGCGTCGGAATCGTATCTGGCCGACGTGATCGACCGGACACACCGCGCGGGCGCGCTGGTGATTTTCGACGAGGTCATCACAGCGTTCCGCTTCCACTACGGCACAGCCGCGCAAATGTACAACGTGCACCCAGACCTGTTTGCGCTGGGCAAAATCATCGGCGGCGGACTGCCCATCGGTGCGTACGGAGGCCGGCAAGACATCATGGAACGCGTTGCACCGCTCGGACCGGTGTACCAGGCGGGCACGATGGCGGGGAATCCGCTGTCGATGCGTGCAGGCATCGCTTGCCTGCAGGTCCTGCGGCAGCCAGGCATCTACGAGCGTATGGATCGGCTCGGAGAGCAGTTGGCAGCCGGCATTTTGGAGGCGGCAGCAGCCGTTTCAGAACCGGTGACCCTCAACCGCGTAGGCGGCGCATTTACGCTGTTCTTCGGGGCCCACACCGTTCGCAACTACGAAGACGCAAAGCGGACCGACGGGCAGCGGTTTGCGCAGTTCTTCCACGCCCTACTCGACCGAGGCATCAGCATCGCACCTTCGAAGTACGAGGCGTGGTTCGTGTCGGCAGCGCACACCGAAGAGGACATCGCCATCACGCTGACGGCGGTGGAAAAGAGCTTCAAAGCCTTACAGGATATTCCGCGGTAA
- the hisS gene encoding histidine--tRNA ligase gives MLTQRPRGTTDLLPGEVERWQAAEETIRSVFRRYHYGEIRTPVFEHTELFARGVGESTDIVSKEMYTFLDRGERSLTLRPEGTAGVVRAYVENKLYGNPGLTKLYYIEAMFRYEKPQKGRERQFHQYGCEVLGADHPAVDAEVITLNVHLLRTLGLQDLHVELNSVGCGVCRPAHKARMIAALTPHRHELCRDCQQRLDRNPLRIFDCKNEHCQAVLRTSGAPTILEALCDDCRAHFSSVREMLESIGTAYEVNDRLVRGLDYYTRTAWEITVPSYGTVAGGGRYNGLVAMIGGPETPGIGFAGGMERALMLLAEQGRDLRAPTGLDVFVTVADEAGEPMAMRLLQDLRAAGVTADRDYLGRSLKAQFKAADREAAKFVAIIGETEVQQGSVSLKDLQSGEQVALPVSDIVSYLAEKVGVQS, from the coding sequence ATGTTGACGCAGCGACCGCGCGGCACTACGGATTTACTTCCTGGGGAAGTAGAACGCTGGCAAGCGGCGGAAGAAACGATTCGATCGGTGTTTCGGCGGTACCACTATGGGGAAATCCGAACGCCTGTGTTTGAGCACACGGAACTGTTTGCCAGGGGGGTTGGGGAGTCGACGGACATTGTGTCCAAGGAGATGTACACCTTCCTGGACCGCGGCGAACGCAGTCTCACGCTTCGCCCAGAGGGGACAGCCGGCGTTGTGCGGGCGTACGTCGAAAACAAGCTGTACGGTAACCCGGGACTTACGAAACTCTACTACATCGAAGCCATGTTCCGGTACGAGAAACCGCAAAAGGGCCGAGAGCGGCAGTTTCACCAATACGGATGCGAGGTGCTGGGGGCTGACCACCCCGCCGTGGACGCCGAGGTCATCACCCTGAATGTCCACTTGCTTCGCACGCTGGGACTGCAGGACTTGCATGTTGAGTTGAACAGTGTCGGTTGCGGCGTCTGCCGGCCGGCGCACAAAGCCCGCATGATCGCGGCGCTTACCCCGCACCGGCATGAACTGTGCCGGGACTGCCAGCAGCGCCTCGACCGCAACCCGCTGCGGATTTTCGACTGCAAAAACGAACACTGTCAGGCGGTGCTGCGCACCTCCGGTGCGCCAACCATCCTGGAAGCCCTGTGTGACGATTGCCGGGCGCACTTTTCGTCGGTTCGCGAGATGCTGGAGTCTATCGGGACCGCCTATGAAGTGAATGACCGCCTGGTGCGGGGGTTGGACTACTACACACGGACGGCCTGGGAGATCACGGTGCCATCCTATGGGACGGTCGCTGGCGGCGGACGGTACAACGGCCTGGTTGCGATGATTGGCGGTCCGGAAACGCCCGGCATTGGCTTTGCCGGGGGCATGGAGCGAGCGTTGATGCTGCTTGCCGAACAGGGCCGGGACCTGCGGGCGCCGACAGGCCTCGACGTCTTCGTGACGGTGGCCGACGAAGCCGGCGAGCCCATGGCGATGCGGCTGCTGCAGGATTTGCGGGCGGCCGGCGTCACCGCGGACCGAGACTACCTCGGCCGCAGCCTGAAGGCGCAGTTTAAAGCAGCCGACCGCGAAGCGGCCAAGTTTGTGGCTATCATCGGTGAAACCGAAGTCCAGCAGGGGAGTGTGTCGCTTAAGGACCTGCAGTCTGGCGAGCAGGTTGCGCTGCCCGTTTCGGACATTGTCTCCTATCTTGCAGAAAAGGTGGGCGTTCAGTCATGA
- the aspS gene encoding aspartate--tRNA ligase: MHRAHAGQPVYERTHWVQDTVALTEGVNVALAGWVQRRRDLGNLIFIDLRDRTGIVQLVFDRDRGTSGNAMRLAETLRNEYVITARGTVAARSPETVNPRIETGRIEVVVSDLEVLNEAKNPPFYIQDGIDVDENVRLRHRYLDLRRPEMQKMLMLRHKVYRAFRNFLDDHGFVEVETPILTRSTPEGARDYIVPSRLQPGEFYALPQSPQLFKQLLMVSGLERYYQIARCFRDEDLRADRQPEFSQLDIETSFLSMDDLLALMEQMFAAVFRETLGIEIATPFQRLTYQEAMERYGSDKPDLRFDLPIVDLSEAVRGSRFAVFENTLASGGVVKAIVAPGCADYSRKQTDELSKLVAPFGLKGVAPIAIGEESFRSPIAKFFTPEQLQRIVEAAGAKVGDLILIAAAPRKVALQALGALRLKLGETLGLIDADAFRFAWVVDFPLFSYDEELGRYVPEHHPFTMPKWEDLDKLESDQGAVRAQAYDLVLNGFELSSGSMRIYRRDIQERMFAALGYTPEAAQEKFGFLLNAFEYGTPPHGGIAFGLDRLVMLMGKGKSLRDCIAFPKTSSATDLMMDAPSAVSPEQLEILKLQVKARG; the protein is encoded by the coding sequence ATGCACAGAGCGCATGCAGGGCAGCCAGTCTACGAACGGACGCATTGGGTCCAGGACACCGTCGCGTTGACCGAGGGCGTCAACGTCGCGCTGGCAGGCTGGGTCCAGCGCCGGCGCGATTTGGGGAACTTGATTTTCATCGACCTGCGGGACCGCACGGGCATTGTGCAGTTGGTATTCGATCGCGATCGCGGAACGTCCGGCAACGCCATGCGGCTGGCGGAGACGCTGCGCAACGAGTATGTGATCACGGCCCGGGGCACCGTCGCAGCGCGCTCGCCGGAGACGGTGAACCCGCGGATTGAGACGGGGCGCATCGAGGTTGTCGTGAGCGACCTGGAAGTGCTCAACGAGGCGAAGAACCCGCCGTTTTACATCCAGGACGGCATTGACGTGGATGAAAATGTGCGCCTGCGGCACCGTTACCTCGACCTGCGCCGGCCGGAGATGCAGAAGATGTTGATGCTGCGCCACAAGGTGTATCGGGCGTTCCGGAATTTCCTGGACGATCACGGGTTTGTCGAGGTGGAGACACCGATTTTGACGCGGAGTACGCCAGAGGGGGCGCGCGACTACATCGTGCCGAGCCGTCTTCAGCCCGGCGAGTTTTACGCGCTGCCACAGTCTCCGCAGTTGTTCAAACAGCTGCTGATGGTCAGCGGGCTGGAGCGGTATTACCAGATTGCGCGCTGTTTTCGCGACGAGGACCTGCGAGCGGATCGGCAGCCGGAGTTCAGCCAGTTGGACATCGAAACCTCCTTTTTGTCGATGGACGACTTGCTCGCGCTCATGGAGCAGATGTTCGCGGCCGTGTTTCGGGAAACGCTGGGGATTGAGATTGCGACGCCGTTTCAACGCCTGACCTACCAGGAAGCCATGGAGCGCTACGGGTCGGACAAGCCGGATTTACGCTTCGACTTGCCAATTGTGGACCTGAGTGAGGCGGTTCGCGGTTCGCGGTTCGCTGTGTTTGAAAACACCCTGGCGAGCGGCGGTGTCGTCAAGGCCATTGTGGCGCCTGGCTGCGCGGACTATTCGCGCAAGCAGACGGACGAACTGTCGAAGCTGGTGGCGCCGTTTGGGTTGAAGGGAGTGGCGCCCATCGCGATTGGGGAAGAGTCGTTCCGGTCGCCCATCGCAAAGTTCTTCACCCCCGAACAGCTGCAGCGCATCGTGGAGGCCGCCGGCGCGAAGGTTGGCGATTTGATTTTGATTGCGGCCGCGCCGCGCAAGGTGGCCCTGCAGGCGCTGGGTGCCCTGCGCCTCAAGCTGGGCGAAACGCTGGGGTTGATTGATGCGGACGCCTTCCGGTTTGCGTGGGTGGTCGATTTTCCACTGTTCAGCTATGACGAGGAACTCGGGCGGTACGTTCCGGAACACCACCCGTTCACGATGCCGAAGTGGGAAGACCTCGACAAGCTCGAGTCCGACCAGGGCGCCGTGCGGGCGCAGGCCTATGACCTGGTGTTGAACGGGTTCGAGCTGTCCTCCGGCAGCATGCGCATTTATCGCCGGGACATTCAGGAGCGCATGTTCGCGGCGCTCGGCTATACACCGGAAGCGGCGCAGGAAAAGTTTGGCTTCCTGCTGAACGCGTTCGAGTACGGGACGCCGCCGCACGGCGGGATTGCCTTCGGGCTCGACCGCTTGGTGATGCTCATGGGCAAAGGCAAGTCCCTCCGCGACTGCATCGCGTTCCCGAAGACGTCCAGCGCAACCGATTTAATGATGGACGCACCCTCTGCGGTCAGCCCGGAGCAGCTGGAGATTCTCAAGCTGCAGGTGAAGGCGCGCGGGTAG
- the ltaE gene encoding low-specificity L-threonine aldolase, with protein MSRIDLRSDTVTKPTDAMRQAMATAEVGDDVYGEDPTVRRLEELAADLLGKEAALLVTSGTQGNQVAIATHAGRGEEVIAEAESHIFYYEAAAASAIAGVQIRQLAGRRGALDPDDVRAAIREPNVHHPRTALISLENTHNRAGGTVIPLDNLRRIRAVADAYGVPVHMDGARLFNAAVACGVSARTIADTVDTVQICLSKGLCAPVGSVLAGPKAFIERARQWRKRMGGGMRQAGVLAAPGILALTEMVDRLADDHVNARRLAECLAEMPGVKVDLETVQTNIVIADIGATGLTVPAFLDALAREGVLATSFGGSLVRFVTHHDVSRQDIETAADRIAAVVQAGARA; from the coding sequence ATGAGTCGCATCGACTTGCGCAGTGATACTGTGACCAAGCCGACAGACGCGATGCGCCAGGCGATGGCGACCGCGGAAGTCGGCGATGATGTGTATGGGGAAGATCCGACCGTTCGCCGACTGGAAGAATTGGCGGCCGATTTGCTGGGGAAGGAAGCGGCGCTCCTGGTCACGAGCGGAACGCAGGGGAACCAGGTCGCCATCGCCACGCACGCGGGCCGCGGCGAGGAAGTGATTGCAGAGGCGGAGTCCCACATCTTCTATTACGAGGCGGCGGCTGCGTCGGCCATCGCTGGGGTGCAGATTCGCCAGTTGGCCGGACGCCGGGGTGCGCTCGATCCCGACGACGTTCGCGCCGCCATCCGCGAGCCGAACGTCCATCACCCGCGGACCGCGCTCATCTCGTTGGAGAATACGCACAACCGGGCGGGCGGTACGGTGATTCCGCTCGACAACCTTCGGCGCATCCGCGCCGTCGCAGACGCGTACGGCGTCCCCGTCCATATGGACGGGGCGCGACTGTTCAACGCCGCGGTTGCTTGCGGGGTGTCGGCGCGCACCATCGCCGACACCGTGGACACCGTGCAGATTTGCCTGTCCAAAGGGCTGTGTGCACCCGTCGGGTCGGTGCTGGCGGGGCCGAAGGCGTTCATTGAGCGGGCGCGCCAGTGGCGCAAGCGCATGGGGGGCGGCATGCGGCAGGCCGGTGTCCTCGCCGCGCCGGGCATCCTGGCGTTGACCGAAATGGTGGACCGGCTTGCAGACGATCACGTCAATGCCAGGCGGCTTGCAGAATGCCTCGCCGAGATGCCGGGCGTCAAGGTCGATTTGGAGACGGTGCAGACGAACATCGTGATCGCCGATATTGGTGCCACGGGTCTGACGGTGCCGGCATTTCTGGACGCCCTTGCGCGCGAGGGCGTGCTCGCCACGTCCTTCGGCGGCAGCCTGGTCCGGTTTGTCACCCATCATGATGTGAGCCGTCAGGACATCGAGACGGCGGCGGACCGGATTGCAGCTGTGGTGCAGGCAGGGGCACGGGCTTAG
- a CDS encoding replication-associated recombination protein A encodes MDLFSAAAERDREQDAPLAYRMRPRTLDEVVGQQAVVGPGTLLRRAIEADRLVSVIFFGPPGSGKTTLAHIIANATSARFETLNAVSAGVADIRRVIQEASDERKLYGRKTVLFIDEIHRFNKAQQDALLPYVEGGLVVLIGATTENPYFEVNSALVSRSHVFRLEPLTDDDLRQLLQRALTDEERGLGRLHATLSPEAATVLVQYAAGDARRALNALELAAVSAPLGPDGYPVIDVEQARQSIQSRQVLYDKSGDEHYDTISAFIKSVRGSDPDAALLWLAKMIAGGEDPKFIARRLIILAAEDIGNADPHGLPLAVAALHAVEAIGMPEGRIPLAQATTYLATAPKSNAAYMGINQALADVEQGLKLRVPAHLRGTGYQGAKALGSGEGYLYPHDYPGHVVEQNYWPEGVSPRSYYRPDVPRERR; translated from the coding sequence ATGGATTTGTTCAGTGCAGCAGCTGAACGCGATCGCGAACAAGACGCGCCGCTCGCGTACCGGATGCGGCCGCGGACGCTCGACGAGGTCGTCGGGCAGCAGGCGGTCGTCGGTCCCGGCACGCTGCTGCGGCGGGCGATTGAGGCTGACCGACTGGTGTCGGTGATTTTCTTCGGTCCGCCGGGCAGCGGCAAAACCACGCTGGCACACATCATCGCGAACGCCACCTCGGCGCGGTTTGAAACGCTCAACGCGGTGTCCGCGGGTGTGGCGGACATCCGGCGCGTCATTCAGGAAGCCTCGGACGAGCGCAAGTTGTACGGGCGCAAGACGGTGTTGTTTATCGACGAGATCCACCGCTTTAACAAGGCCCAGCAGGACGCCCTGCTGCCGTACGTGGAAGGTGGATTGGTCGTGCTGATTGGCGCGACGACGGAGAACCCCTACTTTGAAGTGAATTCGGCACTGGTGTCCCGGTCGCATGTGTTCCGGCTGGAGCCGCTGACCGATGACGACCTGCGGCAGCTGCTGCAGCGCGCCCTGACGGATGAAGAGCGGGGTTTGGGGCGGCTGCACGCGACGCTGTCTCCCGAGGCGGCCACGGTCCTGGTCCAATACGCTGCCGGCGATGCGCGGCGCGCCTTGAACGCGCTGGAACTGGCAGCTGTGTCGGCACCGCTTGGCCCGGATGGGTACCCGGTGATTGACGTGGAGCAGGCACGCCAGTCCATCCAGTCCAGGCAGGTCTTGTATGACAAGTCGGGGGACGAGCATTACGACACGATTTCGGCGTTCATTAAGTCGGTGCGAGGGTCCGATCCCGACGCCGCCCTGCTGTGGCTGGCGAAGATGATTGCGGGCGGCGAGGACCCGAAATTCATCGCCAGGCGGCTCATCATTCTCGCGGCGGAGGACATTGGCAACGCCGACCCGCACGGGCTGCCGCTGGCGGTCGCGGCACTGCATGCGGTGGAGGCGATTGGCATGCCAGAGGGGCGCATCCCGCTCGCGCAAGCCACCACCTACTTGGCGACGGCGCCGAAGTCGAACGCCGCGTACATGGGCATCAACCAGGCGCTGGCAGATGTGGAACAGGGGCTGAAACTTCGCGTGCCTGCACACCTGCGGGGCACTGGGTATCAAGGCGCCAAGGCCTTGGGCAGCGGCGAGGGGTACCTCTACCCGCACGATTACCCGGGGCATGTGGTCGAGCAGAACTACTGGCCGGAAGGCGTGTCGCCGCGATCGTATTATCGGCCCGATGTACCGCGCGAACGGCGCTGA